Part of the Penicillium digitatum chromosome 4, complete sequence genome is shown below.
AAATTCATCAGCTTCTCCCAGCCACCTTTCCGCCCGCGAATCCATGACGACACCTGGTCTAATCTTACCAAATTCCGCTTGCAGATAACCCCTGCCACTCCACCGCGATAACCAATGGATATAACGTATGTTCCACTCTTGTTCTGTTTGAGCCTGCCAAAGCACCTTTGCCGCTGGCGCGGGCATGAACCCGAGGTCCTTGCAGTCGAAACACGGTACCTTGTGCAAGACCGAGTTTGCCCAGTGGAGGAGATACAAGACAAGAATTGCACGGCGCTTCGAGGTTACTTGTATCCAAGCATCCCAGGATGGTCTCATTTGCAATCTTTCTTCCACAAGGAATAGGCCCCCGTGGACGACATAATAAACCAGGAGTTCCACTTTGCGAAAGAGGATGGAGTAATCGATAAGAGGGCGGGGTAACCGTGCTGATGGGGATATCAGAATGATCGTATATATGACCACTGCTTGTAAGGCTGCTAGCAGGGTTGTCTCGTCGAGTTGCTCGGGCTACAACCCGGTTTTGGGTTCTTCAGCacaacaaggacaaggaagaggaaaagagaagaaactGACCTGATCTACAATGCTGTATAGTTCTTTTAAAATCGTTTCCCGCACCATCTCTTCTGCGCCTTGACATTGCCCATGCCACATTTTTGTCAAGGTTATACAGTTCGCTAGTGGCAGTGGCAGTGGCAGTGTCTTATTTGGTGTAAGGTGGGTTAAGTGAAATAAAGGAGGATGTTGAAATTCTTCGGCGAGCATTATTGGCCAAGTCCGAAGAACTCGGAAGATAAGCTCCATGCTATGCTTCGCCAGGGATGTTGAATTCGTGTCCGCTGGCGAACCAGATCGAGGATTTGGAGGTAGGGTAGCTCGGTTTAGCCCTGGCGTCTCACATTCATTGCTGTTATTTACAGACAAGAGCTCCGCGCTGGCTGCTTGCGGAGAACGTAGAGCAACACTCGTGGCCTGTGTCGGATTCCAAGAATCTAGACACGAGAAAAAAGAGTCGAACAAAGTAGGATCGAAGATTGATTGTAACTCAGATGGCTGGGTCGTGAAAGATGTTTCGGGTACAACACTTGAGGAATGATTCGTGACTCTGACGTCGTTGTGCTCGACTCCCGGGGTGTCAGTTGCATCTGCGCTGGTGTATTGACAAGGTATGCTTCGCACAGAACAACGAGAACAACTCGGACGTTTAAGGTTGCACCTGGTTTTATCTGCGACACACTGATGGCATGACTTGCGTCTCCGAGTTTGCGGTTGAGATCTATTACAATTGTTCTTTAGGTGGCGGATAAGCGAGGATCCTGTCGAGGTTTTAGTTCCAGCTCCAACAAGGAAGGATTCAAGCATACGATGGCTGAAGTGAGTAGCACAGAACGGACAGTCAGAGTTCTTTTCGGTGGATTGCATTTTAATTGCGGGGCTTAGTTACTCTTGGAGTAAAGGGAGGTGGGTGTTGATTAAAATGAAGTTCACTTTAACTCGGAACTCCGGGTTGCTTGTTGAGTGGGGTCCGGGTGGACATTGGAACGGTTGGAAGCATATAATAGACCACATAAATTGTCTGCGAACTCGTTTTCACGTTTGAGTCAATTTCAGGAAAATGACAGTCAATCAAGTTTTCTTTTGGGCTTCCTCTACTAAGCACACACTACTGCGATCATTTTATCTTCTGCAGCCGATTGGGGACAGGCAAGTCAGGCCACGAAGCCGTGGATCAATTCTACCAGCTGGCGTTCTAAGTTGGAATTAAACGCATCGCTTGGATTAGATATGGCTAGAGGCTAACTCTATTCCAGGCAACATGGTAGCCAAAACAATGAAGGCCCAGGGTTTCAATTCAGCCCTATCTGATAGGATCCTAGGAACTTGGCATACAATGGGAAGCCAAAACTCTCGAGATTCCATGAAAAAGGTCTATAATCCACTATGAACTGAACAAAACAAGACTGAATGCCTAATCCTAAATGCAGAACTATACATAAGCAATCCAAACACCGACGAGTGGGTGCTCGGCAATTTCGAATCTTCCTTTACCTAAATCCTACTTCAATCTTAATCCCAGCATCTTTGAGTTGATCGACATATTCCATCCCCAGAAATAATGTTGCAACTACCCCACCATATCCACAAGTGTCCTTTCTTGCCATATCGGCACTAATCTTGTGATCAAGCAGTACCCTTGCTCAGATAGAGGTGAAATGTGCAGTGAGCTCATACAACGCGGCGCGGTGGTCGTCAGGTTATCAGGTTGTCAGGTGGTATTTTACTAGTCGCTCCTAGTAGTATTAGGGTTGCTTCTAGTAGAAGGTAGATAATgacaaacctcaaatacggcctccctaggccataaacaggaaccttggttttggttatggtctagtggaaaagtacgctgtatttcgttcaacagatAATACTAGTAGGAAGTAGTAAAAATGAATTAACGTATTTCACATGCGAGCTACGCACACAACCGAGCTACACACCCCACCTAGAATTCCGCAAAGCCCAACTTTGGGTCCAAGGTCCGGGCTCGTcgagccccccccccctgggCTCGAAATTGCATAAAACATAGTCTTGGCGTTCAAAAAATGGCTGAATATATAAAGACcttatgtcacggtgcgaaccgtgatgcttagttagaggaagatcacggcacgtgatctccgacctgtttatctgaacttcagttctagatcctgttgtagctctgggagctacgtcttgtataatagcctgcccctgcctgtacctgtcaatgggaatctgatctgttatgacctgttcctaccagccatctcctatcataccgtcctgccagcccgcaccctgacaaccGGAAGAGTTTAGAAGGTTACCTTTATAAGCTATATAGGGGCTCTATTAACTAGAAAGCGTCGAAATAAAAGACTATTACGATATCGACTGCCGAAGTAGAACTTCTTACCCTTATAGAAGTAGGAAAAACTATCTAATAGTGGCGCCGAGTCCTCTATATATTAGGATTCGAACTAGATCACCTACTTTCTATTATATCTTACCAAGGTGCTACTAAAGCAGAAGTAGTGAGTGTTTCGGGAGCTACTTAGTATACGTGAAATTCGCGATAAAATTATCCGAGAAAGTGATagaagaagcagttcttaaagctctgaatagcttcaaaaactagGGGGTATATCGAAATGTGAGGTGTCACCTACGTAAAAGGACTAGGATGTCTCAATGATACCACCCTGAGACAGACAAATTGTATACATCGTTTAGTCAGCCTTGTCCGCATAGATTGTTTAAAAAGGCGCGGATCTTGTCATTCTTCAGTTAGAGAATTTAGAGTATTTTTCATACCACTTCCATTGAACCCAACGATCTCAGTCAAAATACGttactaggagcaaacatggAAGTCCTGTGACTCCAACAAGGATCTTAGCTGACTGCTAGCTTTGTACACGCTATTTACAGGAAGATCACGCAACATACCTTGAACAGCGGGCGGTTTGATTGGTTTAAGGAAGAGGGGCTTCGCGAGTGAAGAACCTGAGACAATGATCCTCTACACTGTGACTGTACGTATCGAATGATTTGGAGAGGGTCTGGATCTTCAAGTACTAACGAGACCAATTCAGGTATCGCGCAAACGTGGAGTCGACGCGTTGTATCCATCCTGAAAGTTTGCCTGAAAGATCAAACGGGTTTATGCCTTAGGCATTGAAGTGAGTCACGGGGTGAGTAGGTTGGGTAAGCTGCATCCTGGTGCGTAATCCCCTTTGTTCCCCTGTCTCAGATTGCAGGCTCCTTGCTGTATTTGCCTCGAATTTGTTTTAATCAATTTTCTGATAAAACTGCTTTTGACAAGGCATGGAAGAAACGATCGCCGAGCTACGGCGTCAGCTTGAGGAGGAGAGACAGGCGCGAGAAGAGGCGGAACGACATGTGCAGCCCAACACACTATTCACCCTTCTCGATCGCTGCCACAACTATCTGTCTCAAGCGATCAGAGTCGAGACGGATGCAACCCTCACGACTCAGGGCGATGCGACCAACCCGGTGAACAGACTTTACCCCAAGCGCATAGTCCCTTGGCTTGATTTCCCTCAGCTCCAGGAGCAAGTCTGGAGGAAACTCGACCGCACGGCTGCCTTAACCTCGCGCCCTCTCTTCCCTTCTGATACCCAAATCGATTATGTCTTTGCGAATATCCAGAACAGACCGATTTATTCGGAGGCGTCCCTTCGAAATTTCGAGCGAGACACGGTGGATAATTTTGTTGAAATGGTTATCAAGGCGTTGCGAGATGATGAAGTCTTTCGACATGAGTTTGGAATCCAAGGTCAAGTCACCTTTTACGACCGCATGAACCTATCGGAAACTTCGCTACAGAACAGCTTAGAGCAAATGAATCTTCAGGACGTGCGAACACCCCAACGATTCGCGAACACTAGGCCTGGGAGACGCagaggaaggggaagaggagcGATGCAGGGAAACAATAGGGATGGCACTACACGAAGACGTAATCGTCGTGCCGACCAGTTCTGCGTGCACCTTATGGCTGATGAACGACAAATACCAATATATGCGGTGGAGTTCAAAGCGCCGCATAAGGTGACAATCCCCGAATTGGTGGCGGGTCTACACCAGATAAGTCTAGCTCGCGATGTCATTAACCAGGAAGGCGATACGTTTGAGTTTCATGCCacctacctcgtcgccgcTGTGGTCACTCAGATATTCTCATACATGATCGATATTGGGGTTCAATACGGCTATATCTGCacaggagaagcttttgtttttctctatATCCCGGAGGATGATCCCACAGTTGTTCAATATTTTTTGTGTATCCCAAACCAGGACGTGCAGGCGGACGATGAACTACGCCTCCACCGGACCGCTATCGGCCAGGTGCTTGCATTCACCCTTCAAGCGCTAGCCGCCAAAGCTCCGTCtcaagaatggcatgatgcgGCATACGACAAGCTAGAGACCTGGGATGTCGAATACCTAGATGTGTTGAGAAAAATCCCCGAGACTCTCCGTAAAGACCCGCGAGCCTCCAATTATCGACCATCGCACTGGAAACTAGAGCCGAAGACGCACAATACACGATCCCGCGCTCGCTGCAAACCAGATATCTCTACTCCAAAGCATTCGTCGACCGAAGGCAGCGGTAGTGATGAAGAATCGCACTCGCCATCTATCGCTGCAGCGGCTCGTAGCGGGTCGAGCCGTGGCCGAGGCAATAACCGCCAATCAACTAAGGAAAGCGAAAGCAAACGAGCCGGTCAGAATAATAAACAGACCTCTCGAAAAGATGGGCAATCTACACGACCCTACTGCACAATTGCCTGTATCCGCGGCATCGTTAACCGAGAACCTCTGGATCAAGAATGCCCTAACTGGAAACTCCACGGCGGCCAGAGACACTCTATAGGACCGCAGGAGTTCACACGCCGGCTTCACCGCCAACTTAcccaaaaccgaaaccatggGTTTGAACAGCTTCACGTCTGTGGTCGGACAGGTTACCTCGTCAAAGCTACCCTTCTATCACACGGGTACACTGTGGTCATTAAAGCTACCACAATGGAGAAGCAGCATCGCCTTCAAGCGGAGGCGAACAATTATCGTCACCTCAGGAGCTtacaaggaaatcaaatccCCGTCTGTCTTGGCACATTTACGCCACAAGTCTTATATTGGTACCATGGCGAATTAATGGCGCAGATGATGATACTGAGCTGGTCTGGAAAACGGCTTCAGTATATTATCAACGATGAGAATTCCAGATTCTTTCACCAGGAGCGCGACAAAGCTCTGACCGTGCTCCGGTCGCATGGAGTTATCCACGGCGACAGTGAGTGGCGCAATATGCTGTGGGATGACCTAGGTGCTCGCTTGTTTGTTATTGACCTGGAGGAAGTGAAATGGTTGAAGTGCCCTCGGGCTCTTGAACCAACCTTTGGCAACATGCGGCATAGCCATCGCGTCGGGGTGGggaaaagtagaaaaagcTCTTGTCCAGCTCAACTGCTGTCTGCTCATGACGGCCCTCAGACCCATAGACCACTGCGTTAGTTAACGTTACGTCTACACCTTAGATCAGTCGTGATACGTGGGGGAAGGGAGTACAGCGTTAAAGTCACAAATCGAACAAGGAATTCAAAGCCCTCGGGATAATTATATAAAGACCTTAGGCGAGACAATGTCCTGAGTGAAGAGCTTGGGCGTGCTTTGATCATCAACTTTCACCGCTCTACTTTGAAATATCGACCGACTCTGCAGCCACCTGGGGCAGCAAAACGACGACCATGTCGGGCTGAGACAGGTGACGCAAATCTTCTTCGTGTGTCGTGAGAAGAAAATCCATTTTCTACCTGTTAGACTAGCGATCTTATTCTTGACACCTACATTTCTGTCGTCATCCATTTATCTCGAGGTGAAATGCGCTTGAGTATATGTTTCGACACCACCGAATCATGATGCGAGCTGGGCTTCTGAACTTGAGGCTTTTTCCGATGATATACCAATATGAATGCCATCGCAAAGGTTCATTTAATTTCAATACCTAGCTAAGACTGTCGTGTGCTAACCGAAAGTATTACGatatgtcagggtgcgggctggcaggacggtatgatagaagatgactggtaggaacaggtcataacagatcagattcccattgacaggtacaggcaggggcaggctattatacaagacgtagctcgaagagctacaacaggatctagaactgaagttcaagataaacaggtcagagatcacgtgccgtgatcttcctctaactaagcatcacggttcgcaccgtgacagtaccccctcccttagagccgagctccgtcgaggcgaggcttgtgcgggtatcttcggtggaagttccgtacgatctcgcgggcgtggtccaggtattcagcaggctcttcagtgggttcgtcgtaaccaatccatttgacggtgtacttcagacgcgggcctcctcggcctcgtcgttcccagcgggaatctaggatttcttcaacttcccattcttccagtccttcgacttcgacaggcggtgcgggttcagtaacttgtccatttaccgggttcgtggcggcaggctgtagcaggctgacgttaaacacagggtggatcttcatactagcaggcagttcgagcttgtaagcgtgtgcacttatagcttctaggaccttaaaggggcctaggttcttccagtccagtttcttctgcgggcggagggttcggatattcctggcgttcagccagaccagttgtccaggacggtatcggcgggcaggggcgcggtgacggttcgtttgttcttcgtatcgggcttgtgcggacagtatctcggcgcggacgtactcagtcagttcttgcattcgtgtagcgaacttttccgcgtctcgggtcgcagggtgactggcaggctgggatggttcgaacccgatgcgggggtggaacccatagttcgcgtagaacggagaaactcgggtgctctcggagtaatgagagtttgcagtgaattcggccagcaggagccattcagaccagtcgtcctgtaagtaggacacatacgctcggaggtattgttccagtacggcgttcgcgcgttcagtctggccatcagtttccgggtgataagcggttgacagcaggttggtgattcgcaggcgctttgtcaggtgtttccagaattgggccacgaactggggtcctctgtcagatacaacggtattcggcaggccgtgcagtttccagacatgacgggtgtacaggcgggcgacttcttcagcgttgcaggttcccttgcagtgtatgaagtgcttcatcttggtcagacggtctaccacgactaggatggcgtcgtaaccgtagctcaggggcaggtgcgtgatgaagtccatgctgacatcttgccaggctctctcaggtacgggcagttgtctcaggatcccttgacggacttctcgggcgggggtgatacggcggcaggtatggcagttcttggtccagtcgctcacgtactggtatactctaggccagtagtattctcgggacagcagttcataggtcttcgaccggccagggtgtcccacggtgggcttgtcatgacacaggcgcagtatttcagctttcagttcatcgttgtcagggacgtacaagcggttccggtagtagaggtagttgcctcttcgttcgcagtcggcaagtgtaatctcagggtgacggctagcgttcttgtctaacgcttccaggatagattgtactactttatcttggttgtaggcttccagcagtaaatccttgatcgtagatggtggttcgggcaggtctggcagttcaggtggagtggttgtagtgactccgtttctctgtcgtgttgtgacgtttatctgtaggttttctttcttcagaacagtctggctctgatgcgctaagcgctcatccccctctttagggatatcctctgacctcctggtcagggcgtcgggctttgcaccttgttttccgggacggtacgtgatcttgaagttaaaccgggacaggaattcagaccatcgggcttggcggcggttcaggagtttcgttgtcgtgaaatattccagattgcggtggtcagttatgaccttcacgggcgagggtgtgccctccagttcgggacgccactcttcgaagcagcggattatggctagcagttctttatcgtatatctcatagttacactcggcggcggagtgttttttcgagaaaaatgcgatagggtgcagtattccagcgtcatcgtactgagacagtacaccggcagagacaaaatcagacgcgtctgtttccaggactatctccttggaccagtcaaacgctttcagaaccggggcagatgtaaacgccttcttcaaggcttcgaagctcagctggcagacaggtgtccattcgaaacggacgtctttcttcgtgagtctcacgagcggggcgatgactttcgagaagtctctgataaagcggcggtagaagttgccgaaaccaataaaggggataccatcttcaccgatgataataccaaggaactttgtctcggacacacagaattcgcatttcgatagttttgcgaacaggcctgcctctcggaggcgctggaggacttttcgtacatgttctatgtgttccgcacgcgtgcggctgtaaatcaggatatcgtccaggtaagcagtacagaaacagtccaggtactctcgtaacgtgtcgttgataaatcgttggaaggatgcgggggctccagttaaaccaaatggcatcaccaaagattcgaacagtcctaatctcgtacggaaggcagtcaggtattcttgtcccttcgcaattcgcagattgttgaaggcggagatgatatcaatcttcgtaaagaacttcatccctttcaggttattcagggtttccttggtcagcggcaacgggtaacggtccttaacagtgattgcgttcggtgcacggtaatccacgcagaagcggagacctccgccgggtttcttcacgaacagaacaggcgaggcagcgggcgaggagctgggccgaatgaaccctttcctcaggttatcttcgatccagtctttcaggacctcgagctcatttcgggacatgggatagaggggcccaaaaggtaagggtttgtcctcttgtaagaccatcttgtggtcgtatgatcggtggggtggcaagcgctcggcttccttgggtgagaacacttcggcgaagtctctaaactcttcaggcagtgcagacacggggtcaggttcagtgtcggtcttggggttcagtgcagtctcgatgtccgcggttgtaattgcgaacatgctgtatttctttcttgcatacgcagcacacgcagctagcgatacggctgcaatgtctcgtttctcgagaccagttggtcgtgcaggcaggttcctcggacgggactttacaggtagcaggcgattcttcggtggtagcaggcggttcttcagcggtagcaggcggttcttcagtggtagcaggcggttcttcagcggtagcaggcggttcttcagtggtagcaggcggatcttcagtggtagcaggcggttcttcagcggtagcaggcggatcttcggtggtagcaggcggatcttcagtggtagcaggcggttcttcagcggtagcaggcggttcttcggtggtagcaggcggatcttcagtggtagcaggcggatcttcagtggtagcaggcggttcttcagcggtagcaggcggttcttcggtggtagcaggcggttcttcagtggtagcaggcggttcttcagtggtagcggtctgctcaggaccgggtctaccagagttcagttcgggggctttcggggcggttcagacattttcagacagtcaactcctaggggtaggagctacgtagtgtcagggtgcgggctggcaggacggtatgataggagatgactggcagagacaggtcgtaacagatcagattcacattgacaggcaggtacaggcaggggcaggctaatatacaagacgtagctcgaagagctacaacaggatctagaactgaagttcagataaacaggtcggagatcacgtgccgtgatcttccttttactaagcattacggttcacaccgtgacatttAACCTACTTCGTGGGATTGCAGAGCAGTGTGAAAGAAGTAGATCCTAGAATTGACCGAGGACACCGGTATGCTGGTACGGAACAACAGTGTTTCCGGTCCACAAAAGGAAAGAAATAATGAAAGAAATAAGATAGAAGGATCCTTTGTGGGATCCTATGCCACGTCCTTGGCCTCATCACAGGCCAATGTTCCTTAAGCGCTCGTTCGCGAAGCCAGCGAACTTTCCCAGTTCACCATTCGCGTACCTCATAAAATTTATTGAATCCAGCTTTTCCTTGCTGGCTGATCGTGATTGTCTCGTCACTGTATTCTGAGTTGACCTTATTCCGTATTGGTATCGAAAATGCAAAATCACTACACTTTCAGACCAGAATCTCGGCGTGCAAGTGAGTCTTACTTCCAAAGCTTTTTGCATGGTCGGTGCTTCCCTGTGATGGGCGATTTTGAGGTCGAAGGGAGTTTCTAGAAGCGAGAGGCCTCGACAAATAGAGGATAGTCAGGCTAAGCAAGCAGGCTGTCTCAATGAACAAGGACTTATTAGCAAGCGGGTAAATATGAATTGTAACTCTCCGAATCACACGCCGTCTTCTTTACTGTTGCATGCTGTTAGTTGGCATGCATCCGCTTGGTTCTAAGCTCGTCAGTGGCATGATCCATCATTCTCTTTGTGTGCCCCGCTCTACTTGAGGTGGTTTTGTTTGTAGCAGTCGATGATTCAAGTGACACCGGTGGAAATCAATGATCAAGGCTCGTTGCAACTCATCACTCCACAAGATGTTCTCGGGGCGGAGGTCGTCGTGCACCACACCTAAGGAGAGAACTTTCCGCTCTGACCGCGAGATTGCATGCTTCATGGTGGCATCGATCTTTATATGGCGGAGgttctcccccccccaactcATCAGTAGCATGTGGCGAATCTCACCCGCGCCGTGGAGGAAGTAGATCTGGGCCAAATCAATAGGACCCAGAAACACCGGCACCGCAGAGCCTTGAATGCTTTGTAGGATGTGATAAATATCTGCTTCCTGCGATACCTCGTGCCATAGTCCTGAAGTTGTGCCCTTTCCTACCACCGTGTAGCCGTATGCCGCAGAGGTCACTTTGAATGGTGCGCCATATGATCCACATTGCCCGATTGGACTGCAGTATTCGTCCAGATTATTGTCCAATTGTCGCTTGACCAAGGATAGTAATTCGGCGGCCCGAATTGAATGACGGTTGGTCTTTTGTCCAACCCGATGAAGGTCCACATTGGGACATTTTGGGTCCAACATATCGCCTCGCTGTAAGCCTAACAAACACTTTTGTGTACAGAACTCATGATTGTGTGGACGAGATTGACTAGTATAGGGATGGGAGGAATTTGAGGATTTCTTTGGGGTGGTCGGCGTGAAACTCGGTGCGGGTGGCGAGGACGCAATTTGACTGAAACTCCGCTTTCGTTGTGCAGAAGGAGCCGGACCGTCGTCGGAATCTGAAGGGTCTCCTTGACGAGCGGCACTGGCAGGTGCACAGCGGGTGGAACGGGTGGGTGGGCGGCGTCCCTTGGACACAGTCGATTCAGAAGGCGATGATGGCTGGTACTCAGACGACATCATCTCCGAACTGGTACATTCCGGACTGCTATAATCGGATCCTGGAGGCTTCTGCCGCAACTCTCCTGGTGGAATCTGGGATCGCATATGGCTGAAACTGGTTTCCCAGATTGGTAGTTGTGACCGAGCAGCGTTCCGCCAGGTTTGGTCCCGACAGGCCGAACGAAAGCTCATTAGGCAGAGACAAAGCACCCTCTCGATGGCTGTCCGAGGACCTTCACTACCATTCTCGATGTCGAGATTTGGCTCGCAAAAATAGTAGTACAAAGTCGAGCAGTCGTCGGGTACCCGTAAGAGCACAATCCCAAGCCCAGTGGTCAAATATGAGTACTCCAGCCCTTCCTGAATCATCACGTGGTATTCCTGGACGATCGCCGAGCCTGCAAGACGAGCAGCATTATACTTTAACTTGTCGGGCCCATCTGTAGGAACGGTTTCTGATTCGACGATCTCGTGGTAAAAGTTCATCGGTCGAAGTCCCGCCCGAAGATTCTCGTTGGAAAGTTTATGCGGCGGTTTGTACTCGACTGTAGTTAACAAAGCTTTCGCATTGCCATCAATGCGGTGAATACCAAACTGGTCGGGGTACGCAGGTTGTTTGTCGGGGCGTGGCTCGTCTGGCGGATTTTCCTTGAGGGCATTGGCATGGCTATCGAACCAAACCCCATTTCCGAGCTGAAACTCCTCTCGAGCTTCTGGGATTTGACAAAGCGCAGCGATAATATCATGGACGTGGTCTTCAACAGCAAAACGCTCGTAGCTCTCAAGGTCCTTCTCGCTGCTCAAAGGCCGACGGGCGAAACGGTGTCCCAGCCCCTCCAGCTCAATTACTGGTGCGAACAGGCGTGGCGCAACTTTACCCCATGGTTTTAAGTAATGACAAACCAAGTTGTAGATTTCCTGTTGCCTGATAGCGCAATCCGTCCAGGGTTCCAGCCGTAGTGGGCAGAACTTGCCAGTAGGTGGTGGAATCTTGCCAGTGGTAGACTGGGCGGTATTGGCAGCTTTCAAGGGCTTCGAAAGAAGATTATGACAGCACTGGATAAATTCTTCGAAGGTAGTCTGACGATTTCGTT
Proteins encoded:
- a CDS encoding metalloprotease m41 ftsh translates to MEETIAELRRQLEEERQAREEAERHVQPNTLFTLLDRCHNYLSQAIRVETDATLTTQGDATNPVNRLYPKRIVPWLDFPQLQEQVWRKLDRTAALTSRPLFPSDTQIDYVFANIQNRPIYSEASLRNFERDTVDNFVEMVIKALRDDEVFRHEFGIQGQVTFYDRMNLSETSLQNSLEQMNLQDVRTPQRFANTRPGRRRGRGRGAMQGNNRDGTTRRRNRRADQFCVHLMADERQIPIYAVEFKAPHKVTIPELVAGLHQISLARDVINQEGDTFEFHATYLVAAVVTQIFSYMIDIGVQYGYICTGEAFVFLYIPEDDPTVVQYFLCIPNQDVQADDELRLHRTAIGQVLAFTLQALAAKAPSQEWHDAAYDKLETWDVEYLDVLRKIPETLRKDPRASNYRPSHWKLEPKTHNTRSRARCKPDISTPKHSSTEGSGSDEESHSPSIAAAARSGSSRGRGNNRQSTKESESKRAGQNNKQTSRKDGQSTRPYCTIACIRGIVNREPLDQECPNWKLHGGQRHSIGPQEFTRRLHRQLTQNRNHGFEQLHVCGRTGYLVKATLLSHGYTVVIKATTMEKQHRLQAEANNYRHLRSLQGNQIPVCLGTFTPQVLYWYHGELMAQMMILSWSGKRLQYIINDENSRFFHQERDKALTVLRSHGVIHGDSEWRNMLWDDLGARLFVIDLEEVKWLKCPRALEPTFGNMRHSHRVGVGKSRKSSCPAQLLSAHDGPQTHRPLR
- a CDS encoding Allantoate permease — translated: MRPGPEQTATTEEPPATTEEPPATTEEPPATAEEPPATTEDPPATTEDPPATTEEPPATAEEPPATTEDPPATTEDPPATAEEPPATTEDPPATTEEPPATAEEPPATTEEPPATAEEPPATTEESPATCKVPSEEPACTTNWSRETRHCSRIASCVCCVCKKEIQHVRNYNRGHRDCTEPQDRH
- a CDS encoding putative mitochondrial chaperone BCS1-B encodes the protein MSDPVDYKALFLKAEEERRQEKTLREQAEEERRQEKTLREKAEEERRQEKTLREKAEEERKQEQERNRQTTFEEFIQCCHNLLSKPLKAANTAQSTTGKIPPPTGKFCPLRLEPWTDCAIRQQEIYNLVCHYLKPWGKVAPRLFAPVIELEGLGHRFARRPLSSEKDLESYERFAVEDHVHDIIAALCQIPEAREEFQLGNGVWFDSHANALKENPPDEPRPDKQPAYPDQFGIHRIDGNAKALLTTVEYKPPHKLSNENLRAGLRPMNFYHEIVESETVPTDGPDKLKYNAARLAGSAIVQEYHVMIQEGLEYSYLTTGLGIVLLRVPDDCSTLYYYFCEPNLDIENGSEGPRTAIERVLCLCLMSFRSACRDQTWRNAARSQLPIWETSFSHMRSQIPPGELRQKPPGSDYSSPECTSSEMMSSEYQPSSPSESTVSKGRRPPTRSTRCAPASAARQGDPSDSDDGPAPSAQRKRSFSQIASSPPAPSFTPTTPKKSSNSSHPYTSQSRPHNHEFCTQKCLLGLQRGDMLDPKCPNVDLHRVGQKTNRHSIRAAELLSLVKRQLDNNLDEYCSPIGQCGSYGAPFKVTSAAYGYTVVGKGTTSGLWHEVSQEADIYHILQSIQGSAVPVFLGPIDLAQIYFLHGAGEIRHMLLMSWGGENLRHIKIDATMKHAISRSERKVLSLGVVHDDLRPENILWSDELQRALIIDFHRCHLNHRLLQTKPPQVERGTQRE